Proteins encoded in a region of the Bacillus methanolicus genome:
- the pepQ gene encoding Xaa-Pro dipeptidase, with translation MKKIEKLRSAFEKLGIDGILITSPYNRRYMTNFTGSAGVVLIGSGNAQLITDFRYIEQATKQCEGYEIIQHKGSIPDEVAEQVKKLGIKKLGFEQDHLSYSSYKAYEKAVGAELVPVSGVVEKLRLIKTESEIKILKEAADIADAAFKHILEFIRPGVTELEVSNELEFFMRKAGATSSSFDIIVASGYRSALPHGVASEKIIETGDFVTLDFGAYYKGYVSDITRTVAVGKPDDKLKEIYDIVLEAQLRGMEGIKPGMTGKEADALTRNFIAEKGYGENFGHSTGHGIGLEVHEGPALSIKSDIVLEPGMVVTVEPGIYIPGLGGVRIEDDTLITKDHNETLTHSTKELIIL, from the coding sequence ATGAAAAAAATTGAAAAATTGCGCTCGGCCTTTGAAAAGCTTGGAATTGATGGGATACTCATTACAAGCCCATATAATCGCCGGTACATGACAAATTTTACAGGGAGTGCCGGAGTTGTTTTAATCGGTAGTGGAAATGCACAATTGATTACAGATTTCCGTTACATTGAACAAGCAACAAAACAGTGTGAAGGCTATGAAATTATTCAACATAAAGGATCCATCCCTGACGAAGTGGCAGAACAAGTAAAGAAATTGGGGATTAAAAAACTTGGATTCGAACAGGACCACTTATCCTATTCATCATATAAAGCATATGAAAAAGCCGTTGGAGCGGAGCTTGTACCTGTATCCGGTGTTGTTGAAAAGTTGCGCTTGATTAAGACGGAATCAGAGATTAAGATATTAAAGGAAGCAGCGGACATTGCTGATGCCGCTTTTAAACATATATTAGAGTTTATTCGTCCAGGGGTTACTGAATTGGAGGTTTCGAATGAGCTCGAGTTCTTTATGAGAAAAGCCGGCGCAACATCATCATCCTTTGATATTATCGTCGCATCGGGTTACCGTTCTGCACTGCCACATGGGGTAGCTAGTGAAAAAATCATTGAAACCGGTGATTTTGTTACACTTGATTTTGGAGCATATTATAAAGGATATGTTTCTGATATCACCCGGACTGTTGCTGTCGGAAAACCTGATGATAAACTGAAAGAAATTTACGATATTGTTTTGGAGGCCCAATTACGGGGAATGGAAGGAATAAAGCCAGGCATGACCGGAAAAGAAGCGGATGCTTTAACAAGAAACTTTATTGCCGAAAAAGGTTATGGAGAAAACTTTGGGCATTCGACAGGCCACGGCATTGGGTTGGAAGTTCATGAAGGCCCTGCATTATCCATCAAGTCCGATATTGTATTAGAACCGGGAATGGTCGTAACCGTTGAACCGGGAATATACATACCTGGCCTCGGCGGTGTCCGTATTGAAGACGATACATTAATAACAAAGGATCATAATGAAACGCTGACTCACTCAACAAAAGAGCTGATTATTCTTTAA
- the efp gene encoding elongation factor P — protein MISVNDFRTGLTIEVDGGIWRVLEFQHVKPGKGAAFVRSKLRNLRTGAIQEKTFRAGEKVERAQIDNRKMQYLYANGDQHVFMDNETYEQIELPASSIEHELKFLKENMEVYIMMFQGETLGIELPNTVELEVIATEPGIKGDTASGGSKPATLETGLVVQVPFFVNQGDRLIINTEDGSYVSRA, from the coding sequence ATGATTTCTGTGAACGATTTTCGTACAGGATTAACAATTGAAGTAGACGGGGGAATTTGGCGTGTTCTTGAATTCCAACACGTAAAACCGGGAAAAGGCGCTGCATTTGTACGTTCCAAACTTCGCAACCTTCGAACTGGTGCGATTCAGGAAAAAACGTTCCGTGCCGGTGAAAAAGTGGAGCGGGCACAGATCGATAACCGCAAAATGCAATACCTCTATGCAAACGGCGACCAGCATGTGTTCATGGATAACGAAACTTATGAGCAAATTGAATTGCCTGCTTCTTCAATTGAACATGAATTAAAGTTTTTGAAAGAAAATATGGAAGTATATATTATGATGTTCCAGGGAGAGACACTCGGAATTGAATTGCCGAACACAGTTGAACTTGAAGTAATAGCAACAGAGCCTGGCATTAAAGGTGACACAGCTTCAGGCGGATCAAAACCAGCAACTCTTGAAACAGGTTTAGTTGTTCAAGTTCCGTTCTTTGTGAACCAAGGCGACCGTCTTATCATCAACACAGAAGATGGCTCTTACGTTTCCCGGGCTTAG